A single genomic interval of Microbacterium oleivorans harbors:
- the pheA gene encoding prephenate dehydratase has translation MTPEHETTPTRRTYSYLGPAGTFTEAALAQVPEARDQIWRPVRNVGEALTDVVEGRSDAAMIAIENSVDGGVSTAQDALATMPGLRIIGEYLVPVNFVLVARPGATLADVSLVAAHPVAYAQCLQWLLKALPEHAHLPAASNVAAAVGLVDGASDADAAIAPPGILEHYDLELLASDIGDNQHAVTRFVLVSRTVAPAPPTGADKTSLIAELPDDHPGALLELLEQFSTRGINLSLIESRPIGDALGRYRFVIDAEGHIADERMADALMGLRRFSPKVLFLGSYPRADRAIVRYPERYSDDVFVEARDWLRALLSGEPEV, from the coding sequence GTGACGCCCGAGCACGAGACCACGCCCACCCGCCGCACGTATAGCTATCTCGGGCCGGCCGGAACCTTCACCGAGGCCGCGCTCGCGCAGGTGCCCGAGGCGCGCGATCAGATCTGGCGCCCGGTGCGCAACGTCGGCGAGGCGCTGACCGACGTCGTCGAAGGACGATCGGACGCCGCGATGATCGCGATCGAGAACTCCGTCGACGGCGGCGTCTCGACCGCGCAGGACGCCCTGGCCACGATGCCCGGCCTGCGGATCATCGGCGAGTACCTCGTGCCGGTGAACTTCGTGCTGGTCGCCCGGCCCGGTGCCACCCTCGCGGACGTCTCGCTGGTGGCCGCGCATCCGGTCGCGTACGCGCAGTGCCTGCAGTGGCTGCTGAAGGCCCTTCCCGAGCACGCCCACCTGCCGGCCGCGAGCAACGTCGCCGCCGCCGTCGGCCTGGTCGACGGAGCGAGCGACGCCGACGCGGCCATCGCGCCCCCCGGCATCCTCGAGCACTACGATCTCGAGCTGCTCGCCTCGGACATCGGCGACAACCAGCACGCGGTCACCCGGTTCGTCCTGGTCAGCCGTACGGTCGCGCCGGCACCGCCGACCGGTGCCGACAAGACCTCGCTGATCGCCGAGCTGCCCGACGATCACCCGGGCGCTCTCCTCGAACTGCTCGAGCAGTTCTCGACCCGCGGCATCAACCTCTCGCTCATCGAGTCGCGGCCCATCGGCGACGCCCTCGGCCGCTACCGATTCGTCATCGACGCCGAGGGCCACATCGCCGACGAGCGGATGGCGGACGCCCTGATGGGCCTGCGTCGATTCAGCCCCAAGGTGCTGTTCCTCGGCTCGTACCCACGCGCCGACCGCGCCATCGTCCGCTACCCCGAGCGCTACTCCGACGACGTGTTCGTGGAGGCGCGCGACTGGCTGCGGGCTCTCCTCTCGGGCGAACCCGAGGTCTGA